The genomic window TCGCCGGCGCGGGTCAGCACCGCCTGGCCCGCCGGCACGTGCAGCACGCCGTCCGCGTGCTCCACCCGCACCTCTCCCGCGAGCACGACCGTCACCTCGTCGAACTCCGGCGTCTGCGCGGGCTCGGACCAGCCCGCGGGCGCCTTCATGTGGGCGACGGAGACCTCGGCCGTGCCGGTGGAGGCGCGGCCGACGTACTCGTCGATCTGCTTGCCGCCGGGGACGGGGATGCGGGCGGGAGCGGGCACGAGGGTCGGCATGGCGCCAGCGTAGGCCGCACGCACCTCAGGGCGTGATGCGCTCCAGCACCACCGCGCGCGCCGCTGCGCCTGCCGCCGCCGCCCCCACCTCGAACCCGCCCTCGAGCGCGGCGAGCGCCCGCGGGAAGCGCTCCGGGGTGTCGGTGTGCAGCGTCAGCAGCGGCTGGCCCTCGACCACCTCGTCGCCGGGCTTGGCGTGCAGCTCGACGCCCGCGCCCGCCTGCACGGGGTCCTCGCGGCGGGCGCGGCCAGCCCCGAGCCGCCACGCGGCGACGCCGACGGCGTACGCGTCGAGCCGGGTGAGCACCCCGCTGCTCGGGGCCCGCACGACCTCGGTCTCCTTCGCGGTCGGCAGCGGGACGTCGGGGTCGCCGCCCTGCGCGGCGATCATCCGGCGCCAGACGTCCATGGCCCGCCCGCTCGCGAGCACGTCGCGCGGGTCCGGTCCCTGGACGCCCGCGGCGCCGACCATCTCGCGCGCCAGCTCCACCGTGAGCTCGACGACGTCGGCAGGGCCGCCGCCGGCGAGCACCTCGACCGACTCGCGGACCTCGAGGGCGTTGCCGGCGGTGAGGCCGAGCGGCGTGGACATGTCGGTCACCAGCGCGACGGTCCGCACGCCGGCGTCCGTGCCGAGGTCGACCATCGTGCGGGCCAGCTCCAGCGCGTCGGCGAGCTCCTTCATGAAGGCCCCGCTGCCGACCTTGACGTCGAGGACGAGCGCGCCCGTGCCCTCGGCGATCTTCTTGCTCATGATCGAGCTCGCGATGAGCGGGACGGACTCGACCGTGGCGGTGACGTCGCGCAGCGCGTAGAGCAGCTTGTCGGCCGGCGCCAGCGTCTCCGTGGCGGCGCAGATGACGGCGCCCACGTCGCGCAGCTGGGCGCGCACCTCGTCGAGCGAGAGCGACGCGCGCCACCCGGGCACCGCCTCGAGCTTGTCCAGGGTCCCGCCCGTGTGGCCGAGCCCGCGCCCCGACAGCTGCGGGACGGCGACGCCGCAGGCCGCGACGAGCGGGGCGAGCGGCAGCGTGATCTTGTCGCCCACGCCGCCGGTCGAGTGCTTGTCGGCGGTCGGGCGGCCGAGGTCGGCGAAGCTCAGCCGGTCGCCCGAGGCGATCATCGCCCCCGTCCAGCGGGCGACCTCGGGCCGGCTCATGCCGCGCAGCAGCACCGCCATGAGCAGCGCGCTCATCTGCTCGTGGGCCACCACACCTCGGGTGTACGCCGCGATGACCCAGTCGATCGCCTCGTCGGACAGCTCACCGCCGTCGCGCTTGGCACGGATGACGTCGACCGCGTCGAACAGCTGCGGGTCGAACTCCTGCTGGTCAGCCACGTCGGCTCGCCTCCCACTCGGCCCGCAGGTCCGCGTCGTCGAAACCGTGCGGCAGCAGGCCGTCCACGGTCGTCTCCCCCGACTCGAGCAGCACCGCGCAGTCGCGCCCACCGTGCTCGAGCAGCAGCTGCCGGCAGCGACCGCACGGCGAGAGCAGCTGGCCGTGGCCGCCGACCGCGACGACCGCGCGCAGCCGCCCGCCGCCGGTGGCCAGCAGCGTCGAGACCATGCCGCACTCGGCGCACAGACCCACGCCGTAGCAGGCATTCTCGACGTTGCAGCCGACGACGACGCGACCGTCGTCCACGAATCCTGCCGCCCCCACCGGGAACTTCGAGTACGGCGCATAGGCCCGACCCGCGGCCTCCACGGCTGCGGCGCGCAGCGCCTCCCAGTCGACCGTGCTCATCCGCCCTGCCCCTTCCGGTACGTGACGCCGTCCGCCGCCGGCATGCGCAGCCGCTGCGAGGCGAGCGAGAGCACGAGCAGCGTCGTGAGGTGCGGGGTGAAGAACACCAGCTGCTGCGGGACCTCGTCCGAGAGCTGGTACCACGCGAAGAACGCCGCCGCGGCGACCAGCGCCACGACCGCCCCGACCTGCCGCCGGCGGTACGCGTTGAGCAGCACCGCGAGCAGCAGCAGGATCGTGACGAACAGCAGCAGGCCGTGGACCGCGACGGGCCCGCCGCGCAGCTGCACCGCGTCGGTGTAGCCGAAGAGCCCGGCACCGGCGGCCAGGCCGCCCGGTCGCCAGTTGCCGAAGATCATGGCGGCGAGGCCGATGTAGCCGCGGCCACCGGTCTGGCCCTCGCGGTAGATCGAGGACGACACGGTGACGAGGAAGACCCCGGCCATCCCGGCGAGCGCGCCGGAGATGACGACGCCGGCGTACTTGAGGCGGTAGACGTCGATGCCCAGCGACTCGGCGGCGACGGGGTTCTCCCCGCAGGAGCGCAGCCGCAGGCCGAACGCCGTGCGCCACAGCACGAGGTAGCTCGCCGGCACGAGCAGCACGGCGATGACGGTGAGCCAGGTGAGCTGCGTGGTGACGCCGCGCAGGATGCCGGCGACGTCGGAGAGCAGGAACCAGTGCCGGCTCTCCAGCCCGCGCAGCAGGTAGTCCGCTCCTGGCACGGAGATCGAGGAGAAGCCCGGGACCGGCGGGGACTGCGTGGGACCACCCCCGCTCTCGCCGGTGAACAGCTGCCCGGACAGGTAGCGCGCCGCGCCCCCCGCGAGGATGGTGATCGCCACGCCGGAGACGATCTGGTCGACGCCGAAGCTCACCGTCGCGACCGCGTGGAGCAGCCCTCCGAGGGCCCCGAACGCGAGCCCGCCGAGCAGGCCGACCCACGGGCTACCGGACTTCCAGGCGGTGAACGCGCCGCCCCAGGTCCCGAGGATCATCATCCCCTCGAGCCCGATGTTGACGACGCCCGCGCGCTCTGACCACAGGCCACCGAGGCCGGCGAGGCCGACGGGCACCGAGAGCGAGAGCGTCGCGCCCATGACGCCGGCGCTGGTGAGGTCGTCCACCCCGGAGATGAGCCGGACCAGGGACAGCAGCACGAGGAGGCCGAGCAGCCCGAGCAGGAGCTCGCGGGGGCCCGTACGCCGGCTGGCGAGGCGGGCGCGCCCCAGCCCGGTCTCGCCCCCGACGACCGTGCGGGAGAGCTCCCCGCCGCCGACCGGACCGCTGCCTGCGTCGATGCTCATGCCGCCACCTCCGCGGGCACGCCGGGACGGGAGGAGAGCTGCGCGGCGACCCGCCGCTGCTGGCGCACGAGGTCGAGGCGGCGCACCAGCTCGTACGCGACGACGACCGAGAGCACGACCGTGCCCTGGGTGATCTGCACGATCTCCTTCGGGACGCCGTTGATGTCGAGGATCAGCGCGGACTGGTCGAGGAACGCCCACAGCAGCGCGCCGAACGCGATGCCCACCGGGTTGTTGCGCCCCAGCAGGGCGATCGCGATGCCCGTGAAGCCCAGCCCCGACGGGAAGTCGAGGGAGTAGGTGTGGCTCTCCCCCAGCAGGTTCGGCATGCCGACGAGGCCCGCCACCGCACCGCTCAGCACCATGCTCGTCAGCACCATCCGCCGGACATCGACGCCGCTCGCGAGCGCCGCCGAGGACGAGCGCCCGGTCGCGCGCAGGTCGAAGCCGAAGCGGGTGCGGTTGACCAGCACGTGGAAGCCCACGCCGACCGCGACCGCGAGGAGCACGAGGCCGTAGACCTGCGTGTCCGCACCGGGGATGAGCGAGAAGCCGCCGACCTGGCCCGAGGGCGGGATCGGCTTGGTGCCGATGTTGTTGCTGCCGGCGCTGGTCACCGCCAGCAGCTTCGGCGTCAGGAGGTACGCCACGACCCCCGTCGCGATGTAGTTCAGCATGATCGTCGAGATGACCTCGCTGACCCCGCGGGTCACCTTGAGCAGGCCGGCGATGCCGGCCCACAGCGCGCCCACGAGCGCGGCGGTGAGGATGACCGCCGCCTGGCGCAGCCCGGTCGGCAGCGCCCACGACCCGCCCACCGCCGCGGACAGGATCGCCGCGAGGCGGTACTGGCCGTCGACGCCGATGTTGAACAGGTTCATCCGGAACCCGATGGCCACCGCGATCGCCGACAGGTAGTACGTCGTGGCGTTGTTGACGATCGTCGCCTCGGAGTTGGCGCTGGTGCCGTAGGACGCCATCTGCTCGAGGACGTGCAGCGGGTTGTGGCCGCTGACGACGAGCACCACGGAGGTGATGACCGCCGCGAAGACGAAGGCCAGCACCGCCGCCGCCAGTCCGAGGAGCAGGCGGTCCACCCGCTCGCGCCTCATGCCGACGCTCCGGCGGACGCTCCGGTCATGGCCGAGCCCAGCTCCTCGGGGGTGGTCGTACGCGGGTCGACCTCGGCGACGAGCCTGCCGCGCAGGACGACCACGAGGGTGTCCGACATGCCGAGCAGCTCGTCGAGGTCGGCGGAGATGAGCAGCACGGCGAGCCCGGCCGCGCGCGCCGCGCGCAGCGCGTCCCAGATCTGCGCCTGCGCGCCGACGTCGACGCCGCGGGTCGGGTGCGAGGCGATGAGCACCGAGGGCGACCCGCTCATCTCGCGGCCCACGATGAGCTTCTGCTGGTTGCCGCCGGACAGCGACGAGGCGAGCACGTCGATCCCGGGCGTGCGCACGTCGAAGTCCCGGACGATGCGCCGGGTGTCCTCCTGCGCGCCGCCGCGGTCGATCCAGGGGCCCTTCACGTTGGGGCTGCGGGTCTGGTGGCCGAGGATGCGGTTCTCCCACAGCGGCGCCTCGAGCAGCAGGCCGTGGCGGTGCCGGTCCTCCGGGATGTAGCCGATGCCGGCCTCGCGCCGGCGCCGGGTCGTCCAGGTCGAGACGTCCTCGCCGGCGAGCAGCACGGTGCCCTGCGCCGGGCGCATGCCCATGAGCGCCTCGACGAGCTCGGCCTGGCCGTTGCCCTCGACCCCGGCGATGCCGAGGATCTCGCCGCGCCGGATGCGCAGGGAGACGTCGTCGACGACGGGCCGCCCGTCCGCCCCGGTGACGGTGAGCCCGCGGACGACGAGCTCCTCGACGTCGGTGACGGTCGACTCGCGCAGCTCCGGGACTGGCAGCTCGCTGCCCACCATCATCTGGGCGAGCTGGCGCGCGGTCACCTCGCCGGGCACGGCCGAGCCGACCGTGGTGCCCCGCCGGATGACGGTGATGTCGTCGGCGACGGCGAGCACCTCGTCGAGCTTGTGGGAGATGAAGATGACGGTGAGCCCCTCGGCCTTGAGCCCGCGCAGGTTGCCGAAGAGCTCGTCGACCTCCTGCGGGACGAGCACGGCGGTCGGCTCGTCGAGGATCAGCGTGCGGGCGCCGCGGTAGAGCACCTTGAGGATCTCCACGCGCTGGCGGTCACCGACGCCGAGGTCCTCGACGAGCACGTCGGGGCGGATGCCCAGGCCGTACGCGTCGCTGATCCCGCGGATGCGCCGGCGCGCCTCCTTGAGGTCGAGGGTGCCGCGCCGCGTCGGCTCCGCGCCGAGCACGACGTTCTCGAGCACGGTGAGGTTGTCCGCGAGCATGAAGTGCTGGTGCACCATGCCGATCCCCGCGGCGATCGCGTCGGCCGGCGAGGAGAAGACGACCGGCCGCCCGTCGACCTCGACGGTGCCCTCGTCGGGCTTGTGCATGCCGTACAGGGTCTTCATCAACGTCGACTTGCCGGCGCCGTTCTCCCCCACGACGGCGTGGACGGTGCCGCGCCGGACCGTGATGTCGATGTCCCGGTTGGCGACGACGCCCGGGAAGCGCTTGGTGATGCCGCGCAGCGCCACCGCAGGGACGTCGGCAGCGGGCACGGCGGGTGCCGCGGGTGCGGGTGTCGCGGGAATGGGAGTCCTCCCCCGGTGCGTGCGCTGGTGGGCGCGGGCGGACGTGCCGGACAGCAGCACGACGGGCCCGTGGGGGGACGGTACTCCTGTCCCCCCACGGGCCCGTCGCGACGAGCCGGGTGCTAGCCGACCGTCTCCGGGACGGTGAGCGCGCCGCTGGTGATCTTCGAGGCGAAGTCATCGATCTTGGACTCGTACGGCTGCAGCGCCGGGTTGGACTTGGCGTAGCCCACGCCGCCGCTCTTGAGGTCGAACCGCTTGAAGCCAGCGGTGAACGAGCCCTTGGCGACGCCCTCGATGAAGGAGTCCACCGCGACGTCGACGCCCTTGAGCGCCGAGGTCAGGATCCACTGCTTCTGGTCCGCCGGAGCGCTCTGGTACTGGTCGCTGTCGACGCCGATCGCCCACTTCTTGCTGGCCGCCGCCGCCTGGAACAGCCCGGAGCCCGAGCCGCCGGCCGCGTGGTAGACCACGTCGGCGCCCTTGTCGTACATGCCCTGCGCGGTGACCTTGGCCTTGGCCGGGTCGTTGAAGCCGCTGAAGTCCGGCGGCTGCGAGAGGTAGGCCACGTCGACCTTGTCGCTCGGGTCGACGGCCTTGACGCCCGCCGCGAACCCGGCCTGGAACTTCTGGATCAGCGGGGTCTGCACGCCGCCGATGAAGCCCACGTGCTTGGTCTTGCTGGCCAGCGCGGCCGCGACGCCGACGAGGAACGAGCTCTGGTTCTCCGTGAAGACCAGGCCCTCGACGTTGGGCGCCTTGATGGAGTTGTCGTCGACGATCGCGAACTGCGTCTTCGGGAACTTCGGCGCGACCTTGCCGAGCGCGGTCGCGTAGGCGAAGCCGACGGCCACGATCGGGTTGTAGCCCGACTGCGCGAGCAGCGTGAGCCGCTCGCCCTTCTGCGCGTCCGTCTCGCCCTGGACCGCGGAGAGCTCCTTGGTCTGGATCGTCAGCGACTGCTTGGCCTTGTCGAGGCCGGCCGCCGCCAGGTCGTTGAACGACTTGTCCCCGCGGCCGCCCACGTCGTAGGCCAGGCCCACCTTGACGGTCTTCCCGGTCGTCGTGCCGCCGCTGCTGGCGCCGCCGCTCGGGGCCGCGCTCGCCGCGCCGGAGCCCGCTGCGTCGGACCCGCCGGCCGCGGACGCCGCGGGCGCGCTGGACGCCCCCGCGCTGGTCCCGCCGGCCGCGGAGCCGCTCGAGCTCCCCCCGCTCGAGCTGCTGCCGCACCCGGCCAGCGCCAGCGCGGCGACGGCCGCCCCTGCCGCCGTGCGTACGAAGAAGCGCACGTCTGCTCCCCACATGATCGACATGCCCTGGTCGAGGGCCGTTGCCGGAAGGCTATGGCACCAGACCTTAGGGGGACTACGTACGTGACGAGACTGTTACCGAGCGGTAGCACGCCAGCAGCGCGGTGGCCGCGAGCGCCCTCGCGCCGACCGGGATGCAGCGCTCGTCGACGTCGAAGCCGCCCTGGTGCAGGTCGCGCAGCACGGGGTCGCCGGGCTTCGCGGTGCCGAGCCGGGCCAGGGCGCCGGGCACGTGCTCGAGGTACCACGCGAAGTCCTCGCCCCCGAGGCTCTGCGGCGTGGGGACGACGGCCTGGCGGCCCTCGGTGCGGCGCACCGCCTCGGCGAGCAGGTCCGCGCAGGCCTGCTCGTTGTCGACCGGCGGGACCCCGCGGACGTACTGCACCTCGACCGCCACGCCGTACGGCGAGACGACCGCCTCCGCCAGGGAGCGGACGAGCGCGGGCGCGCTGGTCCAGGTCGCCGAGTCCAGGCAGCGCACGGTGCCCTCGGCCTCGCCGCGCTCGGGGATCGCGTTGGGCGCGGACCCCGACGCGATGCGGCCCCAGACGAGGCTGAGCCCCGCGCGCGGGTCGGTGCGCCGCCCCAGCGCCGCGGGCAGCTCGGAGACGAGCACGCCGAGCGCGTGCACGAGGTCGGCGGTGAGGTGCGGGCGGGCGGTGTGCCCGCCCGGGCCGCGCAGCACGACCTTGACCCGGTCGCAGGCGGCGGTGATCGGGCCCTCGCGCACGCCGACCCGGCCGACCTCGAGGCGCGGGTCGCAGTGCAGCGCGAAGATCTCGTCGACGTCGACGATCCCGCGGGCGGCGATGACGTCGAGCGCACCACCCGGCATCTGCTCCTCCGCCGGCTGGAAGAGCAGCCGGACGCGCCCGGGGAGCCCGCCCGCGCGCTCGAGCTCGCGCAGCGCCAGCCCCGCGCCGAGCACGCACGCGGTGTGCACGTCGTGCCCGCAGGCGTGGGCCATGCCCTCGACGGTCGAGCGGTAGGGCACCTCCTTGAGGTCGCGCACGGGCAGCGCGTCGATGTCCGCCCGCAGGGCGACGGCACGGTCGCCCTCGCCGAGGTCGCACCACAGCCCGGTGCCCTTCGGGAAGACGTGCGGCTCGATCCCCTCGGCGGCGAGCCGCTCGGCCAGCAGCCGCGTGGTGCGCACCTCGGCCCGGCCGAGCTCGGGGTGCGCGTGCAGGTCGCGGCGCAGCGCGACGAGCTCGGCCTCCAGGCCGGCGACCTGCTCCCCGAGCAGGGCGAGGCCGCGGTCCGGGCCCGGGCCGTCGAGCCCCTCGGAGGGCTGCTCGTGGGCCTGCGTCCCCGTCGCGAGCTCGCTCGTCACGCCTGCCGCACCCCCTCCTCGACCGCACCCGTCCTCGGGCAAGCCTCGCAGACGGGCCCGGGCACGGCGTACCGGAGTCCTCCCCAGGAGCGGCGGGTGGAACGCCGAGGCCCCCTGCGACGTTCGCAGACGTCGTGCAGCAGCCCCTCCGCGCCGCCGTCGTCGCCCGGGTCCCGACCCTCGCCGCGGCGGGCGGCTACGTCATCGGCACGGCCGGCGTGGTGCGCGCGCTGCTGCCGCACCGCGCCTTCGACGACCTCAACCACCTGGTGCCGGCGACCCTGCTCGGCGTCTCCCGCGCGGCCGAGGTCGGCGTCGGCGTCCTCCTGGCGCTGCTCGCCTCCGGCCTGCGCCGGCGCAAGCGCGCAGCCCACGTCGGGGTCTGCGCCCTCCTGCTGGGCAACGGCGCCTTCCACCTCGCGGTGGGGCTGCACGTCGTGGGGGCGGCCGTCGAGCTGCTGGCGGGGCTGCTGCTCGCCCTGCGCTGGCGCGACTTCCCCGCCAGCGGCGACCCCCGCACCCGCGTCCGCGCGCTGGGCGTCCTCGTGGGGCTGGGGGTCCTGGACGTCGCGCTCGGATGGGTGCTGGTGCGCCTGCGCGAGGACGACGGCAACAGCGTGGGGACCGAGCTGCGCCACGTCGTCGAAGGGCTCGTCGGCATCACCGGCCCGCTCGACTTCACGAGCGACCGGGCGAGCGCCGTCGTGGCCGCGGTGCTGCCCACGCTCGGCGGCGTGACCCTGTTGACGACCGCGTGGCTCCTGCTGCGCCCGTACGCGCCGGCCCCCGGCCAGGACGTCGCCGCCACCGAGCAGGCCCGTGCGCTGCTCGACCGGCAGGGCGAGCGCGACTCGCTCGGCTACTTCGCGCTGCGCGACGACAAGCAGCTGCTGTTCTCGGCGAGCGGGAAGGCGGCGGTCGCGTACCGCGTGGTGTCGGGGGTCATGCTCGCCAGCGGCGACCCGCTCGGCGACCCGGAGGCCTGGCCGGGCGCCATCGAGGCGTTCCAGGCGGAGGCCCGGCGCCACGCCT from Motilibacter rhizosphaerae includes these protein-coding regions:
- a CDS encoding ABC transporter permease — encoded protein: MRRERVDRLLLGLAAAVLAFVFAAVITSVVLVVSGHNPLHVLEQMASYGTSANSEATIVNNATTYYLSAIAVAIGFRMNLFNIGVDGQYRLAAILSAAVGGSWALPTGLRQAAVILTAALVGALWAGIAGLLKVTRGVSEVISTIMLNYIATGVVAYLLTPKLLAVTSAGSNNIGTKPIPPSGQVGGFSLIPGADTQVYGLVLLAVAVGVGFHVLVNRTRFGFDLRATGRSSSAALASGVDVRRMVLTSMVLSGAVAGLVGMPNLLGESHTYSLDFPSGLGFTGIAIALLGRNNPVGIAFGALLWAFLDQSALILDINGVPKEIVQITQGTVVLSVVVAYELVRRLDLVRQQRRVAAQLSSRPGVPAEVAA
- a CDS encoding ABC transporter permease is translated as MSIDAGSGPVGGGELSRTVVGGETGLGRARLASRRTGPRELLLGLLGLLVLLSLVRLISGVDDLTSAGVMGATLSLSVPVGLAGLGGLWSERAGVVNIGLEGMMILGTWGGAFTAWKSGSPWVGLLGGLAFGALGGLLHAVATVSFGVDQIVSGVAITILAGGAARYLSGQLFTGESGGGPTQSPPVPGFSSISVPGADYLLRGLESRHWFLLSDVAGILRGVTTQLTWLTVIAVLLVPASYLVLWRTAFGLRLRSCGENPVAAESLGIDVYRLKYAGVVISGALAGMAGVFLVTVSSSIYREGQTGGRGYIGLAAMIFGNWRPGGLAAGAGLFGYTDAVQLRGGPVAVHGLLLFVTILLLLAVLLNAYRRRQVGAVVALVAAAAFFAWYQLSDEVPQQLVFFTPHLTTLLVLSLASQRLRMPAADGVTYRKGQGG
- a CDS encoding cupin domain-containing protein → MPTLVPAPARIPVPGGKQIDEYVGRASTGTAEVSVAHMKAPAGWSEPAQTPEFDEVTVVLAGEVRVEHADGVLHVPAGQAVLTRAGERIRYLVGDEGAEYVAVCLPAFGPDLVNREDEDA
- a CDS encoding ABC transporter ATP-binding protein, with the translated sequence MPAADVPAVALRGITKRFPGVVANRDIDITVRRGTVHAVVGENGAGKSTLMKTLYGMHKPDEGTVEVDGRPVVFSSPADAIAAGIGMVHQHFMLADNLTVLENVVLGAEPTRRGTLDLKEARRRIRGISDAYGLGIRPDVLVEDLGVGDRQRVEILKVLYRGARTLILDEPTAVLVPQEVDELFGNLRGLKAEGLTVIFISHKLDEVLAVADDITVIRRGTTVGSAVPGEVTARQLAQMMVGSELPVPELRESTVTDVEELVVRGLTVTGADGRPVVDDVSLRIRRGEILGIAGVEGNGQAELVEALMGMRPAQGTVLLAGEDVSTWTTRRRREAGIGYIPEDRHRHGLLLEAPLWENRILGHQTRSPNVKGPWIDRGGAQEDTRRIVRDFDVRTPGIDVLASSLSGGNQQKLIVGREMSGSPSVLIASHPTRGVDVGAQAQIWDALRAARAAGLAVLLISADLDELLGMSDTLVVVLRGRLVAEVDPRTTTPEELGSAMTGASAGASA
- a CDS encoding cytidine deaminase, whose amino-acid sequence is MSTVDWEALRAAAVEAAGRAYAPYSKFPVGAAGFVDDGRVVVGCNVENACYGVGLCAECGMVSTLLATGGGRLRAVVAVGGHGQLLSPCGRCRQLLLEHGGRDCAVLLESGETTVDGLLPHGFDDADLRAEWEASRRG
- a CDS encoding amidohydrolase, with the translated sequence MLGEQVAGLEAELVALRRDLHAHPELGRAEVRTTRLLAERLAAEGIEPHVFPKGTGLWCDLGEGDRAVALRADIDALPVRDLKEVPYRSTVEGMAHACGHDVHTACVLGAGLALRELERAGGLPGRVRLLFQPAEEQMPGGALDVIAARGIVDVDEIFALHCDPRLEVGRVGVREGPITAACDRVKVVLRGPGGHTARPHLTADLVHALGVLVSELPAALGRRTDPRAGLSLVWGRIASGSAPNAIPERGEAEGTVRCLDSATWTSAPALVRSLAEAVVSPYGVAVEVQYVRGVPPVDNEQACADLLAEAVRRTEGRQAVVPTPQSLGGEDFAWYLEHVPGALARLGTAKPGDPVLRDLHQGGFDVDERCIPVGARALAATALLACYRSVTVSSRT
- a CDS encoding BMP family lipoprotein gives rise to the protein MRFFVRTAAGAAVAALALAGCGSSSSGGSSSGSAAGGTSAGASSAPAASAAGGSDAAGSGAASAAPSGGASSGGTTTGKTVKVGLAYDVGGRGDKSFNDLAAAGLDKAKQSLTIQTKELSAVQGETDAQKGERLTLLAQSGYNPIVAVGFAYATALGKVAPKFPKTQFAIVDDNSIKAPNVEGLVFTENQSSFLVGVAAALASKTKHVGFIGGVQTPLIQKFQAGFAAGVKAVDPSDKVDVAYLSQPPDFSGFNDPAKAKVTAQGMYDKGADVVYHAAGGSGSGLFQAAAASKKWAIGVDSDQYQSAPADQKQWILTSALKGVDVAVDSFIEGVAKGSFTAGFKRFDLKSGGVGYAKSNPALQPYESKIDDFASKITSGALTVPETVG
- a CDS encoding thymidine phosphorylase; protein product: MFDAVDVIRAKRDGGELSDEAIDWVIAAYTRGVVAHEQMSALLMAVLLRGMSRPEVARWTGAMIASGDRLSFADLGRPTADKHSTGGVGDKITLPLAPLVAACGVAVPQLSGRGLGHTGGTLDKLEAVPGWRASLSLDEVRAQLRDVGAVICAATETLAPADKLLYALRDVTATVESVPLIASSIMSKKIAEGTGALVLDVKVGSGAFMKELADALELARTMVDLGTDAGVRTVALVTDMSTPLGLTAGNALEVRESVEVLAGGGPADVVELTVELAREMVGAAGVQGPDPRDVLASGRAMDVWRRMIAAQGGDPDVPLPTAKETEVVRAPSSGVLTRLDAYAVGVAAWRLGAGRARREDPVQAGAGVELHAKPGDEVVEGQPLLTLHTDTPERFPRALAALEGGFEVGAAAAGAAARAVVLERITP
- a CDS encoding phosphatidylglycerol lysyltransferase domain-containing protein — its product is MQQPLRAAVVARVPTLAAAGGYVIGTAGVVRALLPHRAFDDLNHLVPATLLGVSRAAEVGVGVLLALLASGLRRRKRAAHVGVCALLLGNGAFHLAVGLHVVGAAVELLAGLLLALRWRDFPASGDPRTRVRALGVLVGLGVLDVALGWVLVRLREDDGNSVGTELRHVVEGLVGITGPLDFTSDRASAVVAAVLPTLGGVTLLTTAWLLLRPYAPAPGQDVAATEQARALLDRQGERDSLGYFALRDDKQLLFSASGKAAVAYRVVSGVMLASGDPLGDPEAWPGAIEAFQAEARRHAWLPAVLGCGEAGAEAWARHAGAAALELGDEAVIDVATFSLEGRAMRNVRQMVRRVQRAGYCTRVVRVADLEPAEAALVAAAADRWRGSATERGFSMALGRCADPRDPGAVVALAEREGQLAAVLQLVPWGRHGLSLDLMRRDPGADPGLNELLIVAVLQAAAELEVSRVSLNFAVFRSALDRGRRIGAGPVLRLWCRVLLIASKWFQIESLFRFNAKFGPRWEPRFVVYPSAGDLPHVLLAALEAEAFVVRPELRFFQKRRA